The following coding sequences lie in one Sedimentibacter sp. MB35-C1 genomic window:
- a CDS encoding SoxR reducing system RseC family protein codes for MEQVGKIEKIEGNKAIISVKRVSSCGDNCKSCGSSCRQPSVMFETEISGDYEVGDYVEITTENSVVLKQILMLYGIPFVIMLITIGIVQLIFMNNANKDMISAVASIASLAVSYFILKAYDKKEMKKNTLKFTLGKKL; via the coding sequence ATGGAGCAAGTAGGTAAAATAGAGAAAATTGAAGGAAACAAGGCGATAATTTCGGTGAAGAGAGTATCCAGCTGCGGTGACAACTGTAAAAGCTGCGGATCATCTTGCAGGCAACCCAGCGTCATGTTTGAAACAGAAATAAGCGGTGATTATGAGGTTGGAGATTATGTTGAAATTACAACTGAAAATTCAGTGGTCCTCAAGCAAATTTTAATGCTTTACGGCATACCGTTTGTAATTATGTTAATTACAATAGGGATAGTACAGCTTATATTTATGAACAATGCCAACAAAGATATGATTTCAGCCGTTGCATCCATTGCTTCTCTTGCCGTATCTTACTTTATTTTGAAAGCCTATGATAAAAAAGAAATGAAGAAAAATACCCTTAAATTTACATTGGGGAAAAAACTATAA